The genome window GTCCGACCTGCACGTGTATTACAGCCCCGAGGCCGCAGGGCTCGACTTCGATCACCCGCACCCCGTCACCGGTTCGACGCTCCCCCAGATCCTCGGTCACGAGTTCTCCGGCACGATCGTCGAGCTCGGCGAGGGCGTCGACGACGTCGCAGTGGGTGATCGCGTCGCCGTCTGGCCCATCTACTACTGCGGCGAATGCCCGGCCTGCCGTCGGGGAATGTTCAACGCCTGCCAGAAGATCGGCTTCCATGGGCTGAGCTCGCACGGCGGCGGAATGGCAGAGTTCACGACGGTGGATGCCACGAAGCTGCATGTTCTTCCCGAGAACGTCGACCTGCGCATGGGCGCACTCGTCGAGCCGATGTCGGTCGCCTGGCACGCCGTCTCCCGCAGCGGTGTCGACGCCGGAGGCACCGCATTGATCGCCGGCGCCGGCCCCATCGGCATCGGCGTCTGGTTCGCTCTCAAGGCGCGCGGTGTCGAGAAGGTGCTCGTCTCAGAGCCGAGCGCAGAACGTCGTGCCATCATCGCCGGGCTCGGCGCGACGGTCGTCGATCCGGTGAACGAGGATCTCCCCGCCGCCGTCGCGACGCTGAGCGACGGAAACGGTGTGGATGTCGCGTTCGACGCCGCCGGCGCGGGACCAGCCGTCACCTCGTCACTGGCCAGCCTCGTGCCCGGCGGACGGGTCATCGTCGTGGCGATCCACGAGCGCCCCATGGAGTTCCTGCCCACGCAGCTCGTCATGGCCGAGACAGAGATCGCGGGCGCGCTGGCCTACCTTCCCGAGGACTTCGACGCCGTGATCGAGGCCATGTCCCGCGGCGTCTACGACACCACAGGCTGGGTACAGGAGGTCGCGCTCGAGCAGGTCGTCGACGCCATCCACTCGCTGCGCGGTGGTGCTGGCGCGAAGATCCTCGTGCAGGCCGACTGACCGTCGCATGCAGACGGAGGGCCGAGCGGATGCTTCCGCTCGACCCTCCGTCTACGGTGCTTCCGATGCGATCACGGATTCAGCGCCCCGAACAGAGAAGCGCCCCGGCGAATCTGGGGAATTCGCGGGGGCGCTGTGCCGGCGCTGGGGATCAGCCGGCAAGTGACCGAAGTCGTGGCCACGCTCCCAATATACCAGTGTGTCTAGCCAAGCGAAAGACTAGCTTGGCTACGGAGTAATTCCAGCAGCCATGATCTGACGCCCACTGGGTACGAAAAAACCCCCGGATGACCGGGGGTTTTCTTCTGTGCGCGATACTGGGATCGAAACAGTATTTGTGATACTGGGCCACCCCGCATGGTTGCAGCGATCTGCGCCGTCCTGGTGCGAATTTTGCCTGGTTGTGTTAAGGTCACTGGGACGCATGAGGTAGCAATACACCGCACAAGATATTGCCCGTTATTGCCCAGGAGAGACAGGCCATGGTTCCCAAGAAGCGCAAGCGGCGAGAGTCGTTCGGTGCGATCCGGCAACGCTCGTCGGGCCGCTACCAGGCTTCGTACGTGGGGCCAGATGGAGAGCGTCACAACGCGCCGCAGACGTTCGATGGCATCACTGATGCCCGCGGTTGGCTCGCGGTGCAGCAGGCGCGCATCCTCGACGGCACTTGGTCAGAGTTCGACACTGCTCGCGCGGAGTCATCCGGCAAAGGTAAAGCGCTCACTTTCGGGTCATACGCCGAGGACTGGGTCAGCACCCGCACCAACCGCCACGGGGAGCATCTTCGCCCGCGTACGGCTGCTGAGTATCGGCGCCTCCTTGCGGGTTCGCTTCGCCCGTTCGCGGACTCGCGGCTGACAGCCATTACGCCGGACCAAGTTCGTTCGTGGTACTCAACGCTCATCGCTGCCGGGACGAAGACCCAGGCCGCTCGAGCATATGAGCTCCTGAAATCAATACTTACAACCGCGGTCGCGGACGGACGCATCAAGGTCAACCCCTGCCAGATTCGGGGCGCCGCCTCCGCGTCGACAGGAAAGAAGACTGAGCCCCCAACTCCGTCAGAGCTGCAAGCGATCCTCAACGCGATCACGCCTCGCTTCCGAGCTGCAGTGGTCTTGGCCGCATGGACCGGCGTGCGCTACGGCGAGTTGACGGAGCTCCGCCGCAGAGACATTGAGATCGTCAGCGACGATGAGTCTCAGTCGATCGTGGTCAACGTTTCCCGCGGGGTAACGCACGTAACCGGGCAGGGCTTCATCGTCGGTCGAACGAAATCGGAGGCCGGAGTCCGTGCCATCGTTCTCCCTCCTCATGTCAACGACATCGTGACAGAACACCTGAGCGAGTTTGTAGGAAGGTCCGCCGACTCGCTGCTGTTCCCGTCAGCGGACGGAAGTGGGCATCTGGCTCAATCAGCGTTCTGGAAGCACTGGAACCCGGCTCGGATCGCGGCGGGTCGTCAAGACATGCCCTGGCACGCGCTCCGTCACTACGGCGCAACCCGTGCGGCATTGGCCGGAGCCACACTCAAGGAGCTGCAGTCGCGCCTCGGACACTCTACGGTCGCGGCAGCGATGAGGTACCAGCACACCGCTGGCCGCGACGAAGAACTCGCGAGGCGCATGAGCGAACTCGCATGAGAAGGGTGTCCGTGCCTGCGGACACCCCAACGAAGAGACCCCCACCGAGGTGCAACTCAGCGGGGGTCGGGTCACACAACTGGGAGTCGAAATGACCACTGTTACTGTATCCGCAATTACAGACACGCCACGATCCTGCACCGTGTACGCATGGTGCGAGCTCGATCACACTGACCCGGAGATCATTCGGTTCGCGCCTCACTCGCATGAGCAGCAAATCACGCTGACGGCCGGCGATGTCACCCAGGGTTTCCTTCTCGAGGTGGTGAAGGGTGTTCCACGAATCGAGTGCTCCCTCGATCTCGACGAGATCTGGCGAGAGCCCGGCGAGACTACGGACTCTTTCAAGAGTCTCAGCGACGTCTTCGCCACGGCGTCGACCCTTTACGCGAGGTTCGTGCGCGAGTTGACTCCGACTCTCAAGCGGGCTCACGACGTCACTCACGAACTCTCTAGTCGGGACGTCTGATGGGCGTGCACGAGCAATTCATCGTTCTTGAGCGGTCCGGGCTGTCTGCTCGCGAGATCGCTCAGTTTTGCGGCGTCTCGAGCCGCACGGTGGTCCGGTGGCGGCACTCGACCCGACAGAGCCACCGCCCGGCGACAACCCCGCTTCCAACCGCACAGCTAGAGCAGGCCTTGCGCTTGCTCGAAGACGGAGCGTCCATAAGTGAAGCCGCTCGGAGTGTCGGCTGCGCGAACAAAACCCTTTCCAGGCGCTGGCCGCAGTATGCCTGGGACCCGTCGCAAGCGGGACGCTTTGCCGCTATGGTCGCTCGAGTGAACCGCGGATGGGAGCCAAGCGATGCCCGCTAAGAGGTCGCGATCGCAAGTTGACGATGAGATTGTGGACATGATTCGCGAGGCAATGCGATTGCGAGGAATGTTGCAGAAGGATCTTGCCGCCGCGACGGGAATGACACAGCCCCAGATCAGCGTGCGGCTCTCGAAGTCTGGCGCTTCCATACCTGTCCACCAGGTCTTGCTGATGTGCGCCGCAGTGGGATTGGACGCTACAAGGGTCTTCGGTGAAGCGTCAGAACGGGCGGAGAAGTCACCACTCAAGGCGCAAGCGGGTGACGTGGAAGCGGTCGCATACAAGCGCCCGCCGAGCTTGGACGATACGGGGCAGGTCGAAGCTGTCGGCCGTCAGATCGCAGCATCTCTGTGGGCCGGATGCGATGATCGCGACTTCATTGAGCTCGCGATCGACCAGATCATGTTTCGGGAAAACAATTCCTTTTGGAGCCCGCGCCGCAAGCAGCTCGCGCTGATGTTTGCTCTCAGCGACCTCGCCTACACGATCGGCCGGCGCTATCCAATCCGGGATCAGTTCACTCTGAAGCCCGTGCTCGACCCCGAGAGGATCATTCGCTAAACGAACAAGGTGGCGCTCGTGTGGGCGACCCCTTGGCACCTGCTGCAGCTCAGTGGACAGAGCATCGAGCTTCTACCTCGATAGTCGCTGGTTCGAATCCAGCCAGCAGGACGCATCCCCAGGCTGGCGTATCGCCCAAAACGCGAGACGAGCGCCGGCACAACAGGCCTCGACGCGCCATCCCATCCGGGTCAATTCATGCCAATAGCAGGCGTAGTTTTGCACACATTCTATAAAGCGCCTCAAGACTAATACGGGCCGAGAATCAGCGGAATTTCGCCAAATCGTCGTCCATCAGATCTGTCCGACGCTCCGAGAAACCTCTCTTATCCACAGATTTATGCACAGAGCAAGTGGCAGAGTTCACAGAGATCCATTTACATAGTTATGCGGCCAAGTGCTGCGCAGTACATGGAAATTCGTGGGCTATCGAACGCGCCCGCTTAACGCTCTGACCTGTTAAGCGGGCGCTACCACGGAGACGGTTGAGGTGTCAGGGTGGGTCCCTTCAGGCTACCCACTCCGGCTTCGAATGAGGAATCGGGGTACAAGAAATGTCGGAAACTACTTGGGGAAGCATTGCAGAGGTAGCCGTTGTGATGGGCGTGAGCACAGACACAGTGCGCAGACGCTGCGCAGACGGGTCGATTCGCGCTGTCAAATTCGGGCCACGACTCATTCGCATTGACATGACGAGTTTGGAGAAGTCGGTGCGCCCCCTGGCCGGATATGCAGCATGACCAGCGGGCCTATCGAGCGTCTAATCCGCTACGCGTACGCGGGAGACGGCGTCGTCATCCCACCCGCCCGGATGACACGCATCATCCGCAAGTCAGTCCGCTTGCTGGGGTACACCCGAACGATTCAGCTCATTAATTCAGTTCGGACGGGCGCCATCAGTGAACAGCGCCTCCGCGTGATGACTTCGACGGGAGTGGCTGACCCTACGGGAGAACTGGCCGCGCAACGCGTCGACTTCGCGCGGGCAGTGAGTTGAACGCGGCACCCTCACCGAGCGGAGCCGATCATCCACGCACAACAATCAGCGCACAAGCATCGATCGCTATCGACGCATGGGCGTGGGGGCTCGCGGACGGCTCGCTGCGGCTCTGGCAACTCCCCGACGCAATCAACACCCTATGGGGAGTCGCCTACGAGCAAGGACGGCGCTCGCGAGACACGGAAGTGCAACTCCTGAAGCTCGACGCCGACCGTCTGTGGCTTCGCGCGTTCGTTGACAACGACCGGCAGCAGTACCTTCTGGAGCGGCTCGACCAGGCCGCGGATCTCGCGAACCGACCAGATGTTGATGACGTCCTTGATGAGGCGTGGCAGATCTACCTCGCCAGCCTCGACAACATCCGTGAGCCAATACGGTTCACCTCAACTCAAGACACCCGAAAGGAGGTCGCGTGAACAGCTCAAACCGCATCTCAATGCTGGACCTCATGTCTCGGAGGTTCGCCCCAATTCAGTACGTGATCCCCGGCATCATCCCCGAAGGTCTGACAATCCTTGCCGCACCACCGAAGATCGGTAAGTCCTGGCTCGTGCTCGACCTGGCGTACCAGCTCGCTACTGGCGGTGAAGCTCTCGGAGCAGTGCCAGTGGACCGAGCGAGACCCGTGTTGTACCTCGCTCTAGAAGATACGCAACGGCGACTTCAGGATCGCCTCAAACACCTTGATGTGGTTGTCGCACCTGAGGAGCTCTACTTCCAGACCGAGGCTGACCCCGGGTCCGTTCTCGAGCAGGCGAGAGAGTTCATGGGCGAACATCACGACGAGGCTCCGGTCATCATCATCGACACGCTTGGAAAGGTGGCAACGCCGGCAAACACTGGCGAGTCGGACTACCAGAAGGACTATCGGATCGGTGGCGGTCTCAAGGCTGTCGCTGACAGCGTCTCGGGCGGTTCGGTGATCGTGGTTCATCACACTCGCAAAGCAGCGGGTGACGACTTCCTCGATTCCGTGTCAGGAACGCAGGGGCTCGCAGGATCTGCAGACTCGATCCTGGTCCTTCGCCGCGATCGCAACGAGAACAATGGCAGCTTGTCTGTCACGTCACGCGACGCCGTTGAAGGCGAGTACGCCGTTCACCGAGACGGCGTGAGATGGGTGCTCGTTGGCGGCGCTCTTACCGAGGCTGCGGTCGCCCTGGCGAATCAGCGAGTGACCGAGGGACTAGGTGGAACATCGACCGCTGTTGTCGCGTACGTCACACAGCATCCAGAAGGAGTCCGCGCCGCCGACGTCGCCTCAGAGCTCATCATCACAGAAAAGGACGCAGGTACTTATCTGCTGCGCGCATACCGAGCGGCTCGAATCGGCAGAGCGGACCGCGGACTCTATATCCCCGTAGGAAACACCCCTGTAGGAAGCGTAGGAAGTGTAGGAACGGCACCTGAGCTTCCTACACAAACGACACTTCCTACACACCTACACACGGCCTACCTGTCGGAAACCGACCCCGGAACGTGCGTGCACGGAGTAACAGTCGGAGCTAAGTGCTCACGGTCAGGATGCGGCGGCAAGGCGGTGACGGCATGACCGCTCAAATCCAGTTCATACGCGAACGGCGCAACTTCACGAAGGTCGTGATCGACAGGTCATTCGACGAACCAGCCACGAACGCGCAACTCGCGGCACTCCACGATCTCACGATCGCGGAATGGATCGAGTTTGCTCACCCGAAGAATGGCCCGAGACCAACACTCGGGTTCATCAACTCCCCCACACTCACGCAGCTTTGGACGACCCGTGCGCGAGAGGAGCACGTACGAGCCGAGATCAACCGCATCCACGGCGTGAAACGCGCTCGCTCACGGAGGCGGAGGGGACGCGGATGAATCGACCAATCAACATCTCCCCAGCAACATGCACGACGTGTTGGCCGTGGGTCCGATGGTTCCGCACAGGCTCAGGCGCGTGGGTCAGACAGGAACAACATGAACCACACTGCACCGTCTACCCGCGCGTCCAACGATCGGAGATGAGAGACGCATGACTGAGGACTTGATCAGCCGAGCACACGCCGGCATCCGCAACTGCCCGGACCACTCCCACTGGAACGGCGAACGATACGACGCACTGCTCGAGCGAGTTGTGCGCGACATGACCAAGGTCGCCCGTCGACCACACCACAAACTTCCCCCTGAAATCGCAGCCCTCTTCGGCCGCGACTCCAACTAACGAAAGGCATCCAGAACCATGGCACTCGACGCACTCAAGACCGAGATCGACGGCTACCGAAACAAAGCGATCGGCGAGATCACCCAATATCGGGAGCTTCACGAAAAGCTCAAGAACGACCAGTCCCTGACTCCGCTCGGCAAGCAGGAAGTCCTCGCCGATGCGCACCGACTCGTCACAGAGTCCGTGGCGAAGATTCAGAAGCAGGAAGAGACCGCGATCGCCACGAAGGCCGAGTCTCTTCAGCGCTCACTCGTGGCCAGGATCGGAACAAGCGGTGGCGACCTCGTTGCAATGCGAGACGCAGAGGAACGAGCCGACCGCCTCGAGGACGACAAGGACGCAATGCGAACCATCGAACGAGCGATCCGCTCCGATGATCGTTCCCTCGCGCACGCCGTGATCCGCAAAGCAAACGAGTCGGGCTGGGCTGACGTGGTCGACAAGGCAGCTCAGGCGTACCCGTCAGCAGGCGAAGCGATCCGAGATGCGGCAGCACTCCACCGCTACACCAACGACATCCGCGAGGGGTTCGTCCGGGCGGCCACCTACTCAGTCGGAGACGCACCCCGCTTCCGCGGATGACGCCCCCGACCTTTTAGGGGGCCATCTGACCGGGGCGAGGCCGACCTAATTGTGCTTCGCCCCGGTCACCGCACCCGGGTACGCAGTTCGGCCACCTCGCGCTCGAGCTTCTCCACCACCTTGATGAGCTCCTCGATCGCATTACCGGCATGAGCCAGGCCAACCGCGAGCATTTTCTCCGGATGAGGGTCAGACCCAATGTTGCCCAGCGTGGTCATCGCCGAGCTGTTGCCCTTGATCGCTCCCGCAACTCCACTGACTTGGCTCTTCGCCGATGCAATGCTCATCAATCGTCCTCTCATAGGGCGCGCGAGTTGCGCGTTGCGGAGACCGTAGCGGCAACCACAGACAACCCGGGCCGCACCCTCCTCCCCTCCCCATCAACGGCCCTCCCATAGGTAAAGGGCCGATATCTCCCCGAACGCCCAAACGATGGGCCTCTTTGCGGGGGCTGTGACAGCAGAAAGTAGGTGATTCATGGCACGTATGCCGAGTGGTCTGGGTAAACCGGGCCAGAAGCTTTGGAAGTCGATTGATCAGCAGTTCGATCTCGCTGAACATGAGCGCACGCAGCTCGAGCAGGCTTGTCGAGTCCGCGACACGATCGAGCTCCTTCGGGAGCAGGTGATCAAGGACGGTGTGATGATCCGATCGTCTCAGGGCGACCGGCTCCACCCGGCGATTGTTGAGGTTCGACAGCAGCAGCTCGCACTCGCGCGGCTCTTGGCGACCTTGAAAGTCCCGGGCCTTGAGGAAGATGACCTTCCGTCGAGTCGCCCGGCGCGGGGTGTCTATGCGCTGCGAAGCGCATCGTGAGGCGCAAGAAGGCTCCACATGCCGCGGAGACCCCGGTCGACGTTCTCTTGCGAGCGGTGGCTGCGAGCCGCCGTGCACAGGGTTTGCCTTGGCCTCCGCTGCGCCGGGACGGTCATTCGCGGACGGAGGTGGTCGGGCGTGCGTCGGAAGAAGCTCGTTGACCGCGATCCGATCATCGCGGAGTCGCTTTCGGCGTCGGCGCTGACGCCGGCTCCGACCGATGACGTGCTTATGCCGTATCCGCTGAGGAAGAAGGCTTTCGAGCGGTGGCTGGAGAAGCGTTCCTCGTGGGTGGGACTGCGTGAGGCGTACGCGCTCGAGTACGGGTGGCCAGGTGGCGATTATGCCCGTCACGTGGAGGAGGACGAGTCGCATCCGATTCCGGCTGCGCCGTTCGATCCGGAGTGGGAGATCCGAAACGGGGATCTATAAAACTCCGTGTGTGAAAAGGCCCTTTACCTATGGGAGGGCCTCGCCAGGGGGCGGGAGGGTCCCCACGCCCGTCGTTGTAGAGAGAAGAGAGAGCTATGAATCCGTGGGAAATCGTGTCCTGGATTGGAGCGATCGCAGTTGCGGTCGTGATCCTCGTGATGCTGTTTGTGTTCGTGAAGGGCGTGATCAAGCCTTCGAAGAAGCCTGAGCATCCGGTTGACCGGCTTGCTCGCAGGCTGGGTGGCGGTGGTGCGAATGAGTGATGAGGATCTCGCACTGCAGGTCGCGGCGAAGATGCTCTTGGCCAAGCCGGGTCAACGTGAAGACGTGATGCGGGCAGAGATCCCGCTCGACCGCTTCGCTCGAGTGTTGCCGCTGCTCCCGGTGATGATGGCCCGGTTCTTCGACGGGTTCACCGAGAACAAGCAACTCCGGCTGGGTATGCAGGGAATCCTGCGCACCTACCTGCAGCAAAGTACGAAGTAGAGCAGAAGAAACACAGCACTACCTAGGGTGCCCTGGTCCACGTGGCCGGGGCACCTTGTCGTTTTCAAACGGGGGGATGTCGCCTACCTCCGCGAAGGCCCGATCGGGTCGTTTGGGGGTGCCGGATGGCACAGGAAATTGGTGTGGCGTACGTGAGCCTGCTCCCGTCTGGGACCGGGTTCTCGAAAGCAGTAGACAAGGAAGCAACCTCGGCGTTCGGGAACGCGGAGAAGCGGTCAAAGGGATTCTTCTCGTCGCTCGCGAGTGGCATCGGGAAGGTGGTCGGCGGCGTTGGGGTGCTCGCCGGCACAGTGGGGGCCATCGCTCTCACGGGCGGTATTTCGCGTGCTTTGAATATTGAGGATGCGACGGCGAAGCTGAAGGGTTTGGGTCACGATACCCAGACCGTTCAGGCGATCATGCAGGATGCTCTCGCGTCGGTGAAGGGTACGGCGTTTGGTTTGGATGCTGCGGCTACGACTGCGGCTTCTGCGGTGGCTGCGGGTATCAAGCCGGGTCAGGAGCTTGAGCGGTATCTGCGGTTGACGGCTGATGCGGCGACGATCGCTGGCACGTCGATGGGTGAGATGGGCGACATCATCAACCAGGTGACCTCTAAGGGTTACGCGGGGATGGAGAACCTGAATCGTCTGACTGAGCGTGGTATTCCGATCATGCAGTGGCTGCAGAAGGAGTATGGCGTCACTGCGGATGAGTTGCAGAAGATGGTGTCTCGTGGCGAGGTGGATGCGGAGACGTTCCGCCGCGCGATTGAGAACAACATTGGTGGTGCGGCTCTCGAGTCCGGTAACACAACACGTGGCGCGTTCTCGAACATGGGCGCAGCTCTGTCTCGGCTCGGTGAAGCCTTCGCCGGTCCCGGCCTGGGACTCGCGCGGGACTTCTTCAACGAGCTGACGACGATCGCGGACGGAATCACCGCCCGCGTGCAGCCCGTCGTCGAAAAGCTGCAATGGACGATCGACGGGATCGACTTTCAATTCGCGGAAGGAGCGCTGAACGGTCTCGACCGACTCGTCTCAGGCTTCGGTGACCTCAAGGACACGTTCAAGGGCTTCGACGGGCTCACGCCCGTCTTTACAGCTCTCGCGGGTGCCATGGCGCCTCTGCTGGCCACGCTCCCGATCATTGGACGGTTCCTGCCGGTGATCTCCGGACCCGTGGGTGCAGTGATCGGCCTGCTCGTCGGCATGTTCATCGAGTCGGAAGCACTGCAGAGCTCGGTGATGGGGCTGGGTGAGACCTTCAAACCGCTTCTCCAAGTGCTTCAGGAGCTCGGAGCGAAGATCGGCCCCGTGCTGTCAGACGTCCTCGCAGAGATGGGCGACCAGCTCGCGGAAATCGTCCCACTCCTTGCAGAAGCTCTTGTTGATGCCCTCGTCGAGTTGGCGCCCCCGCTGACGGATCTGGTGCTGGCTCTCCTGCCACTCATCCCGCCACTGATCCAGCTAGTGGTCGACATCCTGCCGCTTCTCACCGATGCGCTGAAGTTCCTGATCCCGATCCTCGTTCCGATCGTCCAGGGCATCGCGGAGCTGTACAACGTGTTCGTGCAGCTCGTCAGCTTCTTGTCTGGAAACAAGACCTTCGACGAGATGACCAGCTCCCTGGAAGCGACAGGCGGGCCGATCATGGACATGGCGCGAGCGGTCACCGATTGGCTGATGCCTGCGCTCAACTGGCTCACCGAGACGGTCTCGCAGGTAGTCGCGTCTTGGAACTCCGGCTGGTCACAGATCGGCGCGTTCTTCTCCGGTGCAGTGCAGAACATCCTCAACATCGGACAGATGATCTGGACTGCGCTGCCGGACGGAATCCGCACGGGTATCGAATCAGCAGTGACGATCTTCGCTTCGCTCCCAAACCGCATTCAGGCGATCCTGTCTGGGGCGGGCGCGTGGCTCGTCAGCTCCGGTCGTGCGCTCATGCAGGGCTTCATTGACGGCATCAAAAGCATGGTGGGCAGTGTCGGATCCGCCATCAACGGTGTCCTCGACTGGGCGTCCGGGTTCTTCCCGCACTCGCCCGCCAAGCGGGGAACATTCGCTGGTTCTGGGTGGACCGCCGTGGAGGATGGCGGCGCCTCCCTGATGGAGCAGTTCGCGTTCGGTGCCGAGTCCTACCGACCCGAGATCTCGTTCACCAACATGAGCAGTCTGATCGGGGCCGCTTCGACGTCACCATCCGGCCTTGCGGCTGGTGACAGTATGCGACTGGTCGTGGACGGGTACGAGTTCAACGCCTATGTCGATGACCGTGCGGAAGGGCGCGTGCAGAACTACTCGCGGGACTTCTCGCAGACCATTCGCCGCGGCGTGCGGACGGTCTGACAGGAAAGGCCCCGTCTCAGATTCAGCTAGACGGGGCCTTTCGGCAATCAGAACAGATTCAACCAAGCAGAGAAGATCGTTCCAATGCCGAAGATCCACAAGTACAAGCTGCCCGCGTCGGCGACGTCTCCAGCGAGACGCTCGGATGCTCGAAGCTCCTTGATTCCAGCGGCTTTCGGATTGATCGACAGGCCATCGGTGTAAACCCGGATCTGACGCTCCCGAATCCTCGCGATCTCCTTAAGCCCTCCCATCAAGATCGCGAGAACTCCCAGCCCCACGGCGTAGGTCTTCGCTTCAACGCTGCCCTTCTCGGGTCCGAACACGAGCAACGCGGTGAGCCCGAGGAACACAACGGCGATGATGACGACCACCAACGTCGTCTTCTTGATCTGCTTCTTGACCGCGTCCGTCAAGTTTGTATTCGCATGCATGCGCACGAGCATATCTAACTGAATCCGCTGATAAACGTGGAAGGAAGCATGAAGCCCAGTTGATCGTGGCCCACCATCCAGAGAAGCCATTCCACAGTTCTTCCATCACGTCTCGGAGCAGAGCGAGAGATCGCTCGCAGTCGGCGATGATGCGGCGAACGGACCGCGAGGGGCTACAAA of Microbacterium sp. LWH13-1.2 contains these proteins:
- a CDS encoding site-specific integrase, whose amino-acid sequence is MVPKKRKRRESFGAIRQRSSGRYQASYVGPDGERHNAPQTFDGITDARGWLAVQQARILDGTWSEFDTARAESSGKGKALTFGSYAEDWVSTRTNRHGEHLRPRTAAEYRRLLAGSLRPFADSRLTAITPDQVRSWYSTLIAAGTKTQAARAYELLKSILTTAVADGRIKVNPCQIRGAASASTGKKTEPPTPSELQAILNAITPRFRAAVVLAAWTGVRYGELTELRRRDIEIVSDDESQSIVVNVSRGVTHVTGQGFIVGRTKSEAGVRAIVLPPHVNDIVTEHLSEFVGRSADSLLFPSADGSGHLAQSAFWKHWNPARIAAGRQDMPWHALRHYGATRAALAGATLKELQSRLGHSTVAAAMRYQHTAGRDEELARRMSELA
- a CDS encoding terminase translates to MARMPSGLGKPGQKLWKSIDQQFDLAEHERTQLEQACRVRDTIELLREQVIKDGVMIRSSQGDRLHPAIVEVRQQQLALARLLATLKVPGLEEDDLPSSRPARGVYALRSAS
- a CDS encoding tape measure protein, whose amino-acid sequence is MAQEIGVAYVSLLPSGTGFSKAVDKEATSAFGNAEKRSKGFFSSLASGIGKVVGGVGVLAGTVGAIALTGGISRALNIEDATAKLKGLGHDTQTVQAIMQDALASVKGTAFGLDAAATTAASAVAAGIKPGQELERYLRLTADAATIAGTSMGEMGDIINQVTSKGYAGMENLNRLTERGIPIMQWLQKEYGVTADELQKMVSRGEVDAETFRRAIENNIGGAALESGNTTRGAFSNMGAALSRLGEAFAGPGLGLARDFFNELTTIADGITARVQPVVEKLQWTIDGIDFQFAEGALNGLDRLVSGFGDLKDTFKGFDGLTPVFTALAGAMAPLLATLPIIGRFLPVISGPVGAVIGLLVGMFIESEALQSSVMGLGETFKPLLQVLQELGAKIGPVLSDVLAEMGDQLAEIVPLLAEALVDALVELAPPLTDLVLALLPLIPPLIQLVVDILPLLTDALKFLIPILVPIVQGIAELYNVFVQLVSFLSGNKTFDEMTSSLEATGGPIMDMARAVTDWLMPALNWLTETVSQVVASWNSGWSQIGAFFSGAVQNILNIGQMIWTALPDGIRTGIESAVTIFASLPNRIQAILSGAGAWLVSSGRALMQGFIDGIKSMVGSVGSAINGVLDWASGFFPHSPAKRGTFAGSGWTAVEDGGASLMEQFAFGAESYRPEISFTNMSSLIGAASTSPSGLAAGDSMRLVVDGYEFNAYVDDRAEGRVQNYSRDFSQTIRRGVRTV
- a CDS encoding helix-turn-helix transcriptional regulator, producing MIREAMRLRGMLQKDLAAATGMTQPQISVRLSKSGASIPVHQVLLMCAAVGLDATRVFGEASERAEKSPLKAQAGDVEAVAYKRPPSLDDTGQVEAVGRQIAASLWAGCDDRDFIELAIDQIMFRENNSFWSPRRKQLALMFALSDLAYTIGRRYPIRDQFTLKPVLDPERIIR
- a CDS encoding 2,3-butanediol dehydrogenase yields the protein MKAAQFHAKEDLRVEEVPEPTPGPGQVKLRNAFAGICGSDLHVYYSPEAAGLDFDHPHPVTGSTLPQILGHEFSGTIVELGEGVDDVAVGDRVAVWPIYYCGECPACRRGMFNACQKIGFHGLSSHGGGMAEFTTVDATKLHVLPENVDLRMGALVEPMSVAWHAVSRSGVDAGGTALIAGAGPIGIGVWFALKARGVEKVLVSEPSAERRAIIAGLGATVVDPVNEDLPAAVATLSDGNGVDVAFDAAGAGPAVTSSLASLVPGGRVIVVAIHERPMEFLPTQLVMAETEIAGALAYLPEDFDAVIEAMSRGVYDTTGWVQEVALEQVVDAIHSLRGGAGAKILVQAD
- a CDS encoding AAA family ATPase is translated as MNSSNRISMLDLMSRRFAPIQYVIPGIIPEGLTILAAPPKIGKSWLVLDLAYQLATGGEALGAVPVDRARPVLYLALEDTQRRLQDRLKHLDVVVAPEELYFQTEADPGSVLEQAREFMGEHHDEAPVIIIDTLGKVATPANTGESDYQKDYRIGGGLKAVADSVSGGSVIVVHHTRKAAGDDFLDSVSGTQGLAGSADSILVLRRDRNENNGSLSVTSRDAVEGEYAVHRDGVRWVLVGGALTEAAVALANQRVTEGLGGTSTAVVAYVTQHPEGVRAADVASELIITEKDAGTYLLRAYRAARIGRADRGLYIPVGNTPVGSVGSVGTAPELPTQTTLPTHLHTAYLSETDPGTCVHGVTVGAKCSRSGCGGKAVTA